From one Pseudomonas sp. S35 genomic stretch:
- a CDS encoding MFS transporter encodes MNLNEPISAHRVGQAVGNYRWTICAMLFFATTVNYLDRQVLSLLAPQLSTQFGWSNTDYANIAAVFQFVYAISMLFAGRFVDKIGTKAAYVVAIAIWSTGAIMHAFSVQMGEGIAAVSSAIGLAVIPVSIAGFMLSRAVLAIGEAGNFPIAIKATAEYFPKKERSFATGIFNSGANVGAILAPICVPLIAGMWGWEAAFMVIGMLGFLWVAVWAAVYEKPEQQKRLSAEELAYIRSDQSVQLLAKAPAGAPEKKVSWFKLLTYRQTWAFAFGKFMTDGVWWFFLFWLPTYLSAQYGMKGADIVMPLAVLYSMTMVGSIGGGWFPSYFMARGDAPYDGRMKAMLVIALFPLVVLLAQPLGYISFWVPVLLIGVGASAHQAWSCNIFTTVSDMFPQKTVASVVGIGGMAGGIGGVVMTKIGGWVFDYYKSINDIHTGYMIMFAICALAYLVAWSVMKTLVPRHKEITDL; translated from the coding sequence ATGAATCTGAACGAGCCCATCAGTGCCCATCGTGTTGGCCAGGCGGTCGGCAATTACCGTTGGACCATCTGCGCGATGCTGTTCTTCGCCACCACTGTCAACTACCTCGACCGCCAGGTGCTCAGCCTGCTGGCGCCGCAGCTGTCCACGCAATTTGGCTGGAGCAATACCGATTACGCCAACATCGCGGCGGTGTTCCAGTTCGTGTATGCGATCTCCATGCTGTTCGCCGGGCGGTTTGTCGACAAGATCGGCACTAAGGCCGCTTACGTGGTCGCGATTGCGATCTGGTCCACCGGCGCCATCATGCATGCGTTCTCGGTGCAGATGGGCGAGGGTATCGCCGCTGTCAGCAGTGCAATTGGGCTGGCGGTGATTCCGGTGTCGATTGCCGGTTTCATGCTCTCCCGTGCCGTCCTGGCGATTGGCGAAGCGGGTAACTTCCCGATTGCGATCAAGGCCACGGCCGAGTATTTCCCCAAGAAAGAGCGCTCCTTCGCTACCGGTATTTTCAATTCCGGCGCCAACGTCGGCGCAATCCTGGCGCCGATCTGCGTGCCGCTGATTGCTGGTATGTGGGGCTGGGAAGCCGCGTTCATGGTGATCGGCATGCTCGGCTTCCTGTGGGTGGCGGTGTGGGCTGCGGTATATGAAAAACCCGAGCAGCAAAAGCGTCTGTCCGCTGAAGAACTGGCGTATATCCGCAGTGACCAGAGTGTGCAATTGCTCGCCAAAGCCCCGGCTGGCGCGCCTGAGAAGAAAGTCTCGTGGTTCAAGTTGCTGACCTATCGCCAGACCTGGGCCTTTGCCTTCGGCAAGTTCATGACCGACGGGGTGTGGTGGTTCTTCCTGTTTTGGCTGCCCACTTATCTGTCGGCGCAATACGGCATGAAAGGCGCCGATATCGTGATGCCGCTGGCGGTGCTGTACAGCATGACCATGGTCGGCAGTATCGGCGGCGGCTGGTTCCCCAGCTACTTCATGGCGCGTGGTGATGCGCCGTACGATGGCCGCATGAAAGCCATGCTGGTGATCGCGTTGTTCCCGCTGGTGGTGTTGTTGGCACAGCCTCTGGGCTATATCAGCTTCTGGGTCCCGGTGTTGCTGATCGGCGTGGGCGCCTCTGCGCACCAGGCGTGGTCGTGCAACATCTTTACCACCGTGTCGGACATGTTCCCGCAGAAAACCGTGGCCTCGGTGGTCGGCATTGGCGGCATGGCCGGTGGGATCGGCGGCGTGGTGATGACCAAGATCGGCGGCTGGGTGTTCGACTACTACAAGTCGATCAACGACATCCACACCGGCTACATGATCATGTTTGCCATCTGTGCCCTGGCCTACTTGGTGGCGTGGAGCGTGATGAAGACCCTGGTGCCGCGCCACAAGGAAATCACCGATCTGTAA
- a CDS encoding nucleotidyltransferase domain-containing protein, whose amino-acid sequence MSVPNSSGMDPDGYILSISQDPIQPEFQPLLEDVRASLSQEDLGLDGVYLYGSVARADATPGISDLDLTLVLREPPTAPRLARLEEIRRALEQRHSEVIKVDFDIGSRGNVLAPENLHRWGFWLKHHCRCLWGNDLSLHFERFRPSRDIAVALNADVEQVLAGYLTRIAQTDAEQDRLRLQREASRKIVRATHVLRSEDATTWPQTLEEHVALFVRRYPTMITQVAFFLFEARNPQAQVDNFTTRLQGFMEWMAAQAPKG is encoded by the coding sequence ATGAGCGTACCCAATAGCTCGGGGATGGACCCGGACGGTTATATCCTCAGCATCTCCCAAGACCCCATTCAGCCTGAGTTTCAGCCGTTGCTTGAGGATGTCCGTGCTTCGCTGTCCCAGGAGGATTTGGGGCTGGACGGGGTTTATCTGTACGGCAGTGTCGCAAGGGCAGACGCCACGCCCGGTATCAGCGACCTTGACCTCACGCTGGTCCTGCGCGAACCGCCCACTGCGCCGCGATTGGCGCGCCTGGAAGAGATCCGCCGGGCGCTGGAGCAGCGGCACTCGGAGGTCATCAAGGTCGACTTCGATATTGGCAGTCGTGGGAACGTCTTAGCGCCTGAAAACCTGCACCGCTGGGGCTTCTGGCTCAAGCACCATTGCCGCTGCCTGTGGGGTAATGACCTGTCGCTGCATTTCGAGCGGTTTCGTCCTTCTCGCGATATCGCCGTTGCGCTGAATGCTGACGTTGAACAGGTGTTGGCGGGCTACCTCACCCGCATCGCACAAACCGATGCCGAGCAAGACCGGTTGCGCTTGCAGCGTGAAGCGTCGCGCAAAATAGTGCGGGCCACGCATGTGTTGCGCTCGGAAGACGCAACGACGTGGCCGCAGACACTGGAGGAGCATGTTGCGCTGTTCGTGCGGCGTTATCCGACGATGATCACGCAGGTGGCATTCTTTCTGTTTGAAGCGCGAAATCCGCAGGCGCAAGTCGACAACTTCACCACCCGGTTGCAGGGGTTCATGGAGTGGATGGCCGCGCAAGCTCCTAAAGGTTGA
- a CDS encoding UV damage endonuclease UvsE has translation MTHPRIGFACQYKHPERLLSASALKLIEGPFNPRTTTLRWMDGVTPQAARDKLVEVVTHNLAAQLHLLAYVAELPPTLRMLRLSSDLLPFYSHPKVASVYKDPAIERQLIEGFAAIGELARASDIRLSFHPGQYCVLGSENPGVVENSLAEFEYHADMIRMMGYGQRFQDLKCNVHIAGRLGVEGTRAVWSRLSEVARNCITFENDEKTYGLDHCLQVADLAPVVLDIHHCWINENEYIDPGSERVSRVIDSWRGVRPTMHYSQPQESLQELGFDAEHKLEMDALLQVVSKRDLYAHSAQMWNRWTNDYALQFLERFDIMLEAKDKNVAALAFYEHWKKKS, from the coding sequence ATGACACACCCTCGCATTGGCTTCGCATGCCAATACAAGCATCCCGAACGCCTCTTGTCGGCCAGTGCCCTCAAGCTGATCGAAGGCCCGTTCAACCCACGCACTACCACGTTGCGCTGGATGGACGGGGTCACGCCGCAAGCCGCCCGCGACAAGCTGGTCGAAGTGGTCACCCATAACCTGGCGGCCCAATTGCATCTGCTGGCGTATGTGGCCGAACTGCCGCCAACCTTGCGCATGCTGCGCCTGAGCAGCGACCTGTTGCCGTTCTACAGCCATCCGAAGGTGGCTAGCGTCTACAAAGACCCCGCCATTGAGCGCCAGTTGATTGAAGGTTTCGCCGCCATTGGCGAGTTGGCGAGGGCGTCGGATATTCGGCTGTCGTTCCACCCTGGCCAATACTGTGTGCTCGGCTCGGAAAACCCCGGGGTGGTAGAAAACAGCCTCGCCGAATTCGAATACCACGCCGACATGATCCGCATGATGGGCTACGGCCAGCGCTTCCAGGACCTCAAGTGCAACGTGCACATCGCCGGGCGCCTGGGCGTAGAAGGCACCCGTGCGGTGTGGTCGCGCCTGTCCGAGGTGGCGCGCAACTGCATCACCTTCGAGAACGACGAAAAGACCTACGGCCTCGACCACTGCCTGCAAGTCGCCGACCTGGCACCGGTGGTGCTCGACATTCACCACTGCTGGATCAACGAAAACGAGTACATCGACCCCGGCAGCGAACGCGTCTCCCGCGTGATCGACAGTTGGCGCGGCGTGCGCCCGACCATGCACTACTCCCAGCCCCAAGAGAGCCTGCAGGAACTGGGTTTTGACGCCGAGCACAAGCTGGAAATGGACGCACTGCTGCAGGTGGTCTCCAAGCGTGACCTGTATGCCCACAGCGCGCAGATGTGGAACCGCTGGACCAACGACTACGCGCTGCAGTTTCTGGAGCGCTTTGACATCATGCTCGAAGCCAAGGACAAGAACGTGGCGGCGTTGGCGTTTTATGAACACTGGAAGAAAAAGTCATGA
- a CDS encoding methyl-accepting chemotaxis protein, translating to MKIKNKLVLAFVSVAFIPVSLVAVISVMNTRTQAVDQFIDGSTREIRQIDGNIRQFFDGTLQNVDQMATDPVYTSIHTLKNYQPADAASQPLPAAAQEVIDRFARFGATHPAAAILSIGLEDGTYVKWPDDPQLAKYDPRTRPWYKAAMASPGKTVRTPAYYYDKDDVALVGTARALLDNAGKANGVFVVSVSLKNLTELVKSIKLGESGYVMLIEDGVVLVDPRDAGHSFKPLKDLGAAYAHLAQTPQGSTEVELNGVRYMANVWTSPGLGWRYIGLIEHNEVMAEATRMTYLTAAIVGVLVLVFGLLAAAFSKVIVKPIGQVSSGLQSIAEGEGDLRHALQVQGKDETAELAGWFNKFLAAIRQLIQHIGAASTNLQNASKVNSEVAHNMNEAAGRQREAVELVSTAFNEMVATANEVARSCSGAAESAENGHRRVAEGKQQIEVTTDNVNRLGRRLTESSEAMVELEAGSRSINQIIGTIRAIAEQTNLLALNAAIEAARAGDQGRGFAVVADEVRALAKRTSDSTGEIEQLLGTLGSKTEEVTQKMGSCLDLSRASVSSIESARDSFEGIQLSVNEIRDQNLQISAAAEEQHSVAEEINRHIQQIYDEARLVESLANSAQDDSGRLSDLSNELNGLVGRFKS from the coding sequence ATGAAAATAAAAAATAAGCTGGTACTGGCATTTGTCTCCGTCGCGTTTATTCCGGTCAGCTTGGTGGCCGTGATCTCTGTCATGAACACGCGGACCCAGGCGGTCGACCAGTTCATTGATGGCAGCACCCGGGAAATCCGCCAGATCGATGGCAATATCCGCCAGTTCTTCGACGGAACGCTGCAAAACGTCGATCAAATGGCGACCGATCCTGTATACACGTCCATCCACACCCTGAAAAATTACCAGCCCGCCGACGCTGCCAGCCAACCGCTGCCAGCGGCGGCGCAAGAGGTCATCGACCGCTTCGCACGGTTTGGCGCCACCCACCCGGCAGCGGCGATCCTGTCGATCGGCCTGGAAGACGGCACCTACGTCAAATGGCCCGATGACCCGCAGTTGGCCAAGTACGACCCCCGCACGCGCCCCTGGTACAAAGCGGCGATGGCCAGCCCCGGCAAAACCGTTCGCACCCCGGCGTACTACTACGACAAAGATGACGTGGCCCTGGTCGGCACCGCACGGGCGTTGCTGGACAACGCCGGCAAAGCCAACGGCGTGTTCGTGGTCAGTGTGTCGCTGAAGAACCTCACCGAGCTGGTCAAGAGCATCAAGCTCGGCGAAAGCGGCTACGTGATGCTGATCGAAGATGGCGTGGTGCTGGTGGACCCGCGTGACGCTGGCCACAGCTTCAAGCCGCTCAAAGACCTCGGCGCCGCCTATGCGCACCTTGCGCAAACGCCTCAAGGCTCCACCGAAGTGGAACTCAACGGCGTGCGCTACATGGCCAACGTATGGACCTCCCCCGGCCTGGGCTGGCGCTATATCGGGCTGATCGAACACAACGAGGTGATGGCCGAAGCCACACGCATGACCTACCTGACCGCCGCCATCGTCGGCGTGCTGGTGTTGGTGTTCGGGTTGCTCGCGGCGGCGTTTTCCAAAGTGATCGTCAAGCCCATCGGCCAGGTCAGCAGCGGCTTGCAATCGATCGCCGAAGGCGAAGGCGACCTGCGCCACGCATTGCAGGTACAAGGCAAGGATGAAACCGCCGAACTGGCCGGCTGGTTCAACAAGTTTCTCGCAGCCATTCGCCAACTGATCCAGCATATCGGCGCCGCCTCGACCAATCTGCAGAACGCCTCCAAGGTCAACAGCGAGGTGGCGCACAACATGAACGAGGCTGCCGGGCGTCAGCGTGAGGCGGTGGAACTGGTGTCGACCGCATTCAACGAGATGGTCGCGACCGCCAACGAAGTTGCGCGTTCATGCAGCGGTGCGGCGGAGTCCGCCGAGAACGGCCATCGTCGCGTCGCCGAGGGCAAGCAGCAGATTGAAGTGACCACCGATAACGTCAACCGCCTGGGACGGCGCCTCACTGAGTCGTCCGAGGCGATGGTGGAGTTGGAGGCCGGCAGCCGAAGCATCAACCAGATCATCGGCACCATCCGCGCGATTGCCGAACAGACCAACCTGCTCGCGCTCAACGCCGCCATCGAAGCCGCCCGCGCCGGTGATCAAGGCCGTGGCTTTGCCGTGGTCGCCGATGAGGTGCGCGCCCTGGCCAAGCGCACCTCCGACTCCACCGGCGAGATCGAGCAATTGCTCGGCACCCTCGGCAGCAAAACCGAAGAAGTCACGCAAAAAATGGGCAGTTGCCTGGACCTGTCACGAGCCAGTGTGTCGTCCATCGAAAGTGCGCGGGACAGCTTTGAAGGCATCCAGTTGTCGGTGAATGAAATCCGCGACCAAAACCTGCAAATCTCCGCCGCCGCCGAGGAACAACACAGCGTGGCCGAAGAGATCAACCGGCATATCCAACAGATCTACGACGAAGCGCGCCTGGTGGAAAGCCTGGCCAACTCGGCGCAGGACGACTCGGGGCGTTTGTCGGATTTGTCGAATGAGCTGAATGGGTTGGTGGGGCGCTTCAAGTCCTGA
- a CDS encoding LysR substrate-binding domain-containing protein, protein MNTLGKNLPPLASLLPFEAAARLCSFSRAADELHITQAAVSRQIRGLEDNLGVKLFYRRNRAVSLTQEGRDLARVVSDALHSIGDSAALLRAAPHSDRVVLLCQLCEAFYWLMPRLSSFHQQYPHFDIQVVTSTRPLTEFNTHFDVALQSSRRPSGAHPLMFTAADEVFPVCSPAYFTARQPLPLTELQSATFLHHSSQPPHLMEWDSWLQVFGQAVAADARSATFDSYPLMLQAAVQGHGVAMGWQRTASRLIESGALVRPCVESVHLPEAISIYRHQGAGDRPEIAALLGWLQEQLKGDS, encoded by the coding sequence ATGAATACACTTGGTAAAAACCTGCCGCCCCTTGCCAGCTTGTTGCCTTTTGAGGCAGCGGCGCGCCTGTGCAGTTTCTCCAGGGCGGCGGATGAATTGCACATCACCCAGGCGGCTGTCAGCCGGCAGATTCGCGGGCTGGAAGACAACCTTGGGGTGAAGCTGTTTTATCGGCGCAACCGCGCGGTGTCCCTTACGCAAGAAGGGCGCGACCTGGCGCGGGTGGTCAGCGACGCATTGCACAGCATCGGTGACAGCGCCGCCCTCCTGCGCGCCGCGCCACACAGCGACCGGGTGGTGCTGCTCTGCCAGCTGTGCGAGGCGTTTTATTGGTTGATGCCGCGCCTGTCGAGCTTCCACCAGCAATACCCGCATTTCGACATTCAGGTCGTGACCTCGACCCGGCCGCTGACGGAGTTCAACACGCACTTCGACGTCGCCCTGCAAAGTTCGCGGCGCCCCAGTGGCGCACATCCCTTGATGTTCACCGCCGCTGACGAAGTGTTCCCGGTGTGCAGCCCAGCCTACTTCACTGCGCGACAACCGCTGCCGCTCACCGAATTACAGTCGGCCACTTTTTTGCACCACAGCTCCCAGCCTCCGCACTTGATGGAGTGGGACAGTTGGTTGCAGGTGTTCGGGCAGGCAGTGGCCGCCGATGCGCGCAGTGCCACGTTCGATAGCTATCCGTTGATGTTGCAGGCAGCAGTGCAAGGGCATGGAGTTGCCATGGGCTGGCAACGGACGGCGAGCAGGCTGATTGAGAGTGGGGCGCTGGTCAGGCCCTGTGTGGAGAGCGTGCATTTGCCCGAGGCGATTTCGATTTATCGTCATCAAGGCGCGGGCGACCGCCCAGAGATCGCGGCGTTGTTGGGCTGGCTGCAAGAGCAATTAAAGGGCGACAGCTGA
- a CDS encoding DMT family transporter has protein sequence MTLPRSSICVGVTLAVVATLGWALNFITPYVSGEYTLYDLMVVRFLIAGALGVLGVIVCRAQLRLLRPGQLCLAAALGALGCLGYGACIAAGVMFGGPVLTPALVGMVPVLLALLGNARDKTVQWRRLAAPLTCLTVGLLLANLSSLHQPSLSLASWGFGLLFSLSAVGLWMGFSVINQKQLMHLPASTIGLWSALMLLGAGTATLGLLPLIQGFGLLKLATLGFGLSRAGPLYAWSLIIALMSTVVGAWAWNAATQRLPMVLSGQLIALESLFATLLGLGFHGRWPTPLETAGLAAVLTGVVLAVRIILTRAEPAST, from the coding sequence ATGACCCTACCGCGAAGCTCGATATGTGTTGGCGTAACCCTGGCGGTCGTCGCGACCCTGGGATGGGCGCTGAACTTCATCACGCCTTACGTCAGTGGCGAATACACCCTCTACGACTTGATGGTGGTGCGGTTTTTGATCGCGGGCGCACTGGGTGTATTGGGCGTGATTGTGTGCCGGGCGCAACTGCGTTTGCTTAGGCCTGGCCAGCTCTGCCTCGCCGCAGCCCTCGGCGCCTTGGGCTGCCTGGGTTATGGCGCGTGCATCGCTGCGGGGGTGATGTTCGGCGGCCCGGTGCTGACGCCGGCGTTGGTGGGGATGGTGCCTGTGTTGCTGGCCCTGCTCGGCAACGCCAGGGACAAAACCGTGCAGTGGCGCCGGCTGGCGGCGCCGTTGACGTGTCTGACTGTGGGGCTGTTGCTGGCCAATCTGAGCAGCCTGCATCAACCTTCATTGAGCCTTGCTTCCTGGGGTTTCGGGCTGCTGTTTTCGTTGAGCGCGGTTGGCTTGTGGATGGGCTTCAGCGTGATCAATCAAAAGCAATTGATGCACCTTCCCGCGTCGACCATCGGCCTGTGGAGCGCGTTGATGCTGCTCGGTGCCGGCACCGCCACACTGGGCTTGCTGCCGCTGATACAGGGCTTTGGCCTGCTCAAGCTTGCGACATTGGGCTTTGGCCTCTCCCGCGCCGGGCCGCTATATGCCTGGAGCCTGATCATCGCGCTGATGTCGACCGTGGTCGGCGCCTGGGCCTGGAACGCCGCGACACAGCGCCTGCCCATGGTACTGAGCGGCCAATTGATAGCCCTTGAGTCACTCTTCGCCACCCTGCTCGGCCTGGGGTTTCACGGGCGCTGGCCAACACCCTTGGAAACCGCAGGCCTGGCCGCTGTGCTGACCGGTGTGGTGTTGGCGGTGCGGATCATCCTGACCCGGGCAGAACCCGCCAGCACCTGA
- a CDS encoding sorbosone dehydrogenase family protein: MKTSSTLTLLSAALLLSACGGEGDKTQARGPDPKLPEQQSSLLPSMKIAEPAPWGEQKPKVPEGYSVTAIATDLAIPRQTLVLPNGDILVAEGRGGSAAKLKPKDVIASLIKAEGNTKVKGGNRLTLLRDADGDGTYELKTVFADNLNAPYGLAFADGKLYVANQDALVRFDYTDGQTKATGAPTKVTDLPAQINHHWTKSLAVSADGRQLYVGIGSNSNVTERGMEVEVDRAMVWQIDAATGAHKPYATGLRNPTALTIQPESGQLWTVVNERDELGPDLVPDYLTSVREGAFYGWPYSYWGQNVDPRAQPQNPAKVAAAIKPDYSLGSHVAALGVDFSIPAMGEKFADGVFVGEHGSWNRDNPVGYKVIFVPFSNGKPAGEPIDFATGFRGDDGKTRGRPVGVTVDPKGALIIADDLANTVWRVTRNQ, from the coding sequence ATGAAAACATCCAGCACATTGACCCTGTTGAGTGCCGCCCTGCTGTTAAGCGCCTGCGGTGGCGAAGGCGATAAAACCCAAGCCCGTGGCCCCGATCCCAAATTGCCTGAGCAACAAAGCAGCCTGCTGCCGAGCATGAAAATCGCCGAGCCTGCACCGTGGGGCGAGCAGAAACCCAAAGTGCCCGAGGGCTACAGCGTCACGGCCATCGCCACCGACCTGGCCATCCCGCGCCAGACCCTGGTGCTGCCCAACGGTGACATCCTTGTCGCCGAAGGCCGTGGCGGCAGTGCGGCCAAGCTCAAGCCCAAGGATGTGATCGCCAGCCTGATCAAGGCCGAGGGCAACACCAAGGTCAAGGGTGGCAACCGCCTGACCCTGCTGCGCGATGCCGACGGTGACGGCACCTACGAGCTGAAAACCGTGTTCGCCGACAACCTCAACGCGCCCTACGGCCTGGCGTTTGCCGACGGCAAACTCTACGTGGCCAACCAGGATGCGCTGGTGCGTTTCGACTACACCGACGGCCAGACCAAGGCCACAGGCGCGCCGACCAAAGTCACCGACCTGCCGGCGCAGATCAACCACCACTGGACCAAGTCCCTGGCGGTGAGTGCCGACGGGCGTCAGCTCTATGTGGGCATCGGCTCCAACAGCAACGTCACCGAGCGCGGCATGGAAGTGGAAGTCGACCGCGCCATGGTCTGGCAGATCGACGCCGCCACCGGCGCACACAAGCCTTACGCCACCGGGCTGCGCAACCCGACCGCGCTGACCATCCAACCCGAATCCGGCCAACTGTGGACGGTGGTCAACGAACGCGACGAACTCGGCCCCGACCTGGTGCCGGATTACCTGACCTCGGTGCGTGAAGGCGCCTTCTATGGCTGGCCCTACAGCTATTGGGGCCAGAACGTCGACCCACGTGCACAGCCGCAGAACCCCGCCAAAGTCGCTGCCGCGATCAAGCCCGATTACAGCCTGGGCTCCCATGTGGCGGCACTCGGTGTGGACTTTTCCATCCCCGCAATGGGTGAAAAATTTGCCGACGGCGTGTTCGTCGGCGAGCACGGCAGTTGGAACCGTGACAACCCGGTGGGCTACAAGGTGATCTTCGTGCCGTTCAGCAACGGTAAACCGGCAGGCGAGCCAATTGACTTTGCCACCGGTTTCCGTGGCGACGACGGCAAGACCCGCGGCCGCCCGGTGGGTGTGACGGTGGACCCCAAAGGTGCGCTGATCATTGCCGATGATTTGGCCAATACCGTGTGGCGAGTGACGCGTAACCAATAG
- the proP gene encoding glycine betaine/L-proline transporter ProP has product MKLRKKSVKPIGLKDITIVDDAKVRKAITAAALGNAMEWFDFGVYGFVAYVLGKVFFPDASPSVQMIAALGTFSVPFLIRPLGGLFFGALGDKYGRQKVLAATIVIMSLSTFAIGLIPGYASIGIWAPILLLLCKMAQGFSVGGEYTGASIFVAEYAPDRKRGFLGSWLDFGSIAGFVLGAGVVVLISSVLGEAEFEAWGWRLPFFLALPLGIIGLYLRHALEETPAFQQHMDKLEQGDREGLTHGPKVSFKEVATKHWRSLLTCIGIVAATNVTYYMLLTYMPSYLSHNLHYKENSGVLIIIAIMVGMLFVQPFIGFVSDKIGRKPFIIAGSVGLLFLSIPAFMLITSGKIGLIFAGLLILAVILNFFIGVMASTLPAMFPTHLRYSALASAFNVSVLIAGVTPTAVAWLVESTNDLFMPAYYLMVFAVVGLITGLTMKETANKPLRGAAPAASDMEEAKELLQEHHDNIEQKIEDIDAEIAELEAKRQNLVQQHPRIN; this is encoded by the coding sequence ATGAAATTACGTAAAAAGAGCGTCAAGCCCATCGGTTTAAAGGACATCACCATCGTCGACGATGCCAAGGTGCGCAAGGCGATCACCGCCGCCGCCCTGGGTAACGCCATGGAGTGGTTCGACTTTGGCGTCTACGGTTTTGTCGCTTATGTGCTCGGTAAGGTGTTCTTCCCGGACGCCTCACCCAGCGTACAAATGATCGCCGCACTGGGTACGTTCTCCGTGCCTTTCCTGATTCGTCCGCTGGGTGGCCTGTTCTTCGGCGCGCTGGGCGATAAATACGGGCGACAGAAAGTCCTCGCCGCGACCATCGTGATCATGTCGCTCAGCACCTTCGCCATCGGCCTGATTCCGGGCTACGCCTCCATCGGCATCTGGGCACCGATCCTGTTGCTGCTGTGCAAAATGGCCCAGGGTTTCTCGGTGGGCGGTGAATACACCGGCGCCTCGATCTTCGTCGCCGAATACGCGCCGGACCGTAAGCGCGGTTTCCTCGGCAGCTGGCTGGACTTCGGCTCGATTGCCGGTTTTGTGCTCGGTGCCGGTGTGGTGGTGTTGATCTCCAGCGTGCTCGGCGAGGCCGAATTTGAAGCCTGGGGCTGGCGCCTGCCGTTCTTCCTTGCCCTGCCCCTGGGCATCATCGGCCTGTACCTGCGCCACGCGCTGGAGGAAACCCCGGCGTTCCAGCAGCACATGGACAAACTCGAACAAGGCGACCGCGAAGGCCTGACCCACGGCCCCAAAGTCTCGTTCAAGGAAGTCGCAACCAAGCACTGGCGCAGCCTGTTGACCTGCATCGGCATCGTCGCGGCCACCAACGTGACGTACTACATGCTGCTCACCTACATGCCAAGCTACCTGTCCCACAACCTGCACTACAAAGAAAACAGCGGCGTGCTGATCATCATCGCGATCATGGTCGGCATGCTGTTCGTGCAACCGTTCATTGGTTTTGTCAGCGACAAGATCGGTCGCAAGCCGTTCATCATCGCCGGCAGCGTTGGCCTGCTGTTTCTGTCGATCCCGGCATTCATGCTGATCACCAGCGGCAAGATCGGCCTGATCTTCGCCGGCCTGTTGATCTTGGCGGTGATCCTCAACTTCTTTATCGGTGTGATGGCATCGACGCTGCCGGCGATGTTCCCTACTCACCTGCGCTACAGCGCGCTGGCCAGTGCATTCAACGTCTCGGTACTGATCGCTGGCGTCACCCCAACCGCCGTGGCGTGGCTGGTGGAAAGCACCAATGACCTATTCATGCCCGCCTATTACCTGATGGTGTTTGCCGTGGTCGGCCTGATCACTGGCCTGACCATGAAGGAAACCGCCAACAAACCCCTGCGCGGCGCGGCACCGGCCGCGTCGGATATGGAAGAGGCCAAGGAATTGCTGCAAGAGCACCACGACAATATCGAGCAGAAGATCGAAGACATCGACGCCGAAATTGCCGAATTGGAAGCCAAACGCCAGAATCTGGTCCAGCAGCATCCGCGAATCAATTAA
- a CDS encoding DUF2231 domain-containing protein, with protein sequence MSTLSTYRPTPGPLHATLLAGTVPLFLGALLSDIAYTQTYQIQWANFASWLIAGALVFAGFAFLFALVNLLRAERKAGQPARYVLLLLAAWVLGLVNAFQHAKDAYAAMPTGLVLSAIVLLLTLAATWTGLRSGGVK encoded by the coding sequence ATGTCTACCCTCTCCACCTATCGCCCCACGCCAGGTCCGCTGCATGCGACCTTGCTCGCCGGCACCGTGCCGCTGTTTCTCGGCGCCTTGCTCAGTGACATCGCCTACACCCAGACCTACCAGATCCAGTGGGCCAACTTCGCCTCCTGGTTGATTGCCGGTGCGCTGGTATTCGCAGGTTTTGCGTTTTTGTTTGCGCTGGTCAACCTGCTACGGGCCGAGCGAAAGGCCGGGCAGCCCGCGCGCTATGTCCTGCTGCTGTTGGCCGCCTGGGTCCTGGGCTTGGTCAACGCGTTCCAACACGCCAAGGATGCTTACGCCGCCATGCCGACCGGCCTGGTGTTGTCGGCGATCGTGCTGCTGCTGACACTGGCAGCCACCTGGACCGGCCTGCGTTCGGGAGGTGTGAAATGA
- a CDS encoding GNAT family N-acetyltransferase, whose translation MPNARLIYRRPSPSDLQRLFAIFGDPQTNLFNPGGPLASLADAQRLLDHWLAQWARDGYGWWAIALRENPERLIGFGGIAPLNYLTERRINLGYRLAVEAWGQGYATELARDALVLAFETLSLPEVFGLVRPDHAASIHVLEKAGLQHIGVLDDVPGQAPSLVFRICRPTTAVL comes from the coding sequence ATGCCTAATGCACGTTTGATTTACCGTCGACCCTCACCCAGCGATCTGCAGAGATTATTCGCAATCTTCGGCGATCCCCAGACCAACCTGTTCAACCCCGGCGGCCCCCTGGCCAGCCTGGCCGATGCACAACGTCTGCTCGATCACTGGCTCGCACAATGGGCCCGCGACGGTTATGGCTGGTGGGCGATTGCCCTGCGTGAAAACCCTGAGCGCCTCATCGGTTTCGGTGGTATCGCACCCCTCAACTACCTCACCGAGCGACGCATCAACCTCGGTTACCGTTTGGCCGTGGAGGCGTGGGGGCAGGGTTATGCTACCGAGCTTGCCCGTGATGCCCTGGTGCTGGCGTTTGAAACCCTGAGCTTGCCCGAAGTGTTCGGGTTGGTTCGGCCCGATCACGCGGCCTCGATCCATGTGTTGGAAAAGGCGGGCCTGCAGCACATCGGTGTGCTCGACGATGTGCCCGGCCAGGCGCCAAGCCTGGTGTTTCGTATTTGTCGTCCTACAACTGCAGTCCTCTGA